Within Citrus sinensis cultivar Valencia sweet orange chromosome 1, DVS_A1.0, whole genome shotgun sequence, the genomic segment gtttggtTACAAAGACTTCGAGAATAGTGAATTTGAAGGTTAACAGTAGACCTGTTTTaagggagaaaaagaaaaagaaaacaaaagaagaagaagaagaagaaaagtgcTCTCAAAGAGGAAAacgaatttcttttcttttttttttaaaaaaaaagcattcaaagagccacaaaataatatcaaaattctaCTTCCTCAATTCTATCCTTCTCCTAATAAAGGAGAATTAGTTATCTTTCATTGCAAAGTTTAACctaaataaatatgtaaataaactATACTCTACATAGAATTGACctaattaccaaaatattacTACTCAACAGGAAGAACATTAAAGCACAATCCCCGAATTAAAGCTCCAAATTAATAACTGATTTACCCCTTGAAAAATGACTACTCAATCTTTAAAATCATGGAATCTCCCATACATCAAACATCATATAGAACCCACaagataaaaattctaaattactGCAagttgaaattacaaaaaaaatcgcaagagtaaaaaaaaaatgattagtgTAGTGGAAAGCAAGGAGCCTGAGCCCCCAACTTGACCAACATTTATGACATTTCTTGCACTATACGACTCTTTAACATTCAAAACCGACAAGAATTGGCTAATATACAAACATGTAAGATTACAGACACCTACATAAAACTTCAACGACGTCTCTTGCACAATTTGAGATCTccaacacaaaagataaatttcCAACTTGAAACTCCAACAAAGTGttgaaaaactaaattgaGAAATCTAACAAAATGCTTTGTATACAAAACAACGTACAACTTTTTGAAAGCAAGCCCAACATCTTAAACCAACTAATGTCATAATTGAAAACTTAGACTCTGATTTGTATAGTGGATATCCCAAACAGAAGACATTACATTTAAACCTATGTTTCCATCATTTCATTAAACAGTCAattaaagatgcaaacaaagaaaatgggacaaaaaagaatatcttttcatcttcataatttttaccATGCAGAAATAAATGAGCAAAACTCTGGAGAAAATTGATCTGAAGGTGCAGAAGGAGGTGGTTGGTCAACTATGGCTTCCATAAGCTCATAAAAACTAGTCCACCCGTCCTGTTGCTCTGGAGGGGAATATGGAAACTGACCAGTTGCACACTCCAGCAATACCAATCCCAAGCTCCAAATGTCACTTTTGTACCCATATTTGCCTCCACTAATCCTCTCAGGCTGAGATAACAGGACCCAGATGATAAGTTACAACTATATGTTTCAATCACAAGAGGAAGAAAGGTTCACAACTTCACAACACAGCAGAAGTAAAAAACGCGAATTGACAAGCAATAGACATGACATTGTAAGAAtgcttaattaaattactcaCAGACATATAGTTGTATGTGCCAACAAAAGTATTCGCCTGCCCGGAGGTGCTCGCCATTATAGCACTCACCCCAAAATCAGTAATCTTGACTTCCCCTCTGTGATTTATCAACAAATTAGAAGGCTTTAAATCCCTATGGATAATGTGTTTTTCATGATGAAGATACAACAAACCCTTGAGCACCTGCATTGATTAGAGAAGGTAAAAGATTGGAAATGTATCACAACAGAGCAATTGTACTTATTATAATCAACAACATAAATCACATATAATTTTCAACCTGCTCACAGATGGCAGCCAGATACTCTTCTGGAatagttttaacttttttcaGAAAATCAGCTAGAGACCCACCATCCATGTACtccaaaataattgaaatggcaCCATTACTGTAGAAAGATTGATAACAAACGACAACATACGGACATTGAgatgattgattaattttcaaCTCCTGAGCAATCTGCCTTCGTGCAGACTCCTCAACATTCATTTGAATAACCTGAAAAGGGAGAATATGTTACAATTCAAGAATAAGTACAAAGGAAGTTGTTAAGAATCATATTACATACATGATAGAATTCGAAAGAAATATATAGTTAGGTAGCTTAGAAATCAAACAAAGGAAGTTGACACATCTAGTCTAATATGCGGGTTCGCAGTaagcattatttattttttgttttttttagaaaagacTAGTGCATCTAGTCGGTCAGTCATTGCTACTAGCAACcatcataattcataatgaAATACTGTTGCATCCCCAAGAagttacaagaaaaatgacaagtaattttttagaatagtTTGATTAATGGCAGTTCCGTGTTGGGTGTTCCTTAACAGATAacataattagaaaaagatcCTTGGTGCTTTCTGCATATGTCTTTATCTGAGTGAAAAGTAATAAtgatgtaataaatttaagacCTGAGATACAAAAACCATAAATGGATTTATcagttaaaagaaagaaaaatgataaaaagttttttaagtGATATCTTACACCTCAGGTTGATACAATCAGACAactaaaaatctcatttgtctataataattgaaacttaaattataataactgTATTGAGCTACAAAAACTGAAGAAGCCATCACACAAAAACCAGGATCACGCTACCTTAAGCAAAAGAAAACTGACCCCACTCATAGCCAAATGACTAACATAATATTATGATGCAACTAAAAAGGATCACACTACTTGTATACCATTCATAGAAAGTTGTGATATCAATTTAGATGATATTCCTCCCAAGGTTCTGACAAATACTCTGGCCTTAATGCTTGTAAAAAGTATTACAATCAGTGGTCTGCTTGAGACAATAGAAGACTTAGTAAGAGGTCTCTACTTTACTCATCTTGAAAGTGAGTTCAGGGCCAGCAGCAATTTGGAACCTCTATTTCTAAGTGATCGGAGAAGACATCTGAAAAATTCACTTCCAGAAAactcaataaaaatattgcaGAGAAATTCTACAATCCTCAGTAAACTGAGCAAAAGGATTCCAAATGATAAATGAAGACTCATATTTTGcagaaaaaaatgatagaaaacatTTTTTGGCATTTCCAATGTTCAGTGCAACATTGGAAAATAAGTTAGTGGAAAAAATTGTCCAAGTcaacaaaaaatcaagcttaaatttataaatgacaGCTTGTCTTAATGTTCATAAGCTCCTTTAGAAATGCATTGATACCTTTGATGATTACAGATGACAACCATTAATCATCAGTTACCTTTAAAAAGAACCATCCAGTTCCAGCCACTAACAACCACCGACAGAAACAATTGTCATACTGACTAAAAGTGACTGCCCTaccaaaaattacattaaGAAAACATTTTCCTTAAAACTTCTCcattaaaaacattatttttaagataaaagttacaaaaaaaaaatttaccaaacaatCGAAGCGCTAAGTATGTGAAACTGTTAGGTACAGATCTTGCAGAAAAGATagctgttaaaaaaaaaaaaactgtgaTAAGAAATGCAATATCTTTTTGCTGATACAGCCTAATGAGAACTTAAAGAGCAATAACAAGCAAAAAGAACCTTTGAAATCCTTAAAGTGCAAAAGCAATGCAGATTAACATACTTGCACAGAGAATACATGATGATGAAGTGCCAAAAAAGCAAATGTAAATTGCATATACCTTTAAAGCAAAAAACTGGCCAGTCCATTTGTGTTGCACCAATTGCACAATTCCACCACTTCCCTTTCCAACAACTTTAATTGTGTCTATATCTTCCAAATTCAACTGGTTGTCAGATGGCTTAATCGGCGGTGGCTGAGCAAACAGATATACACATAAACAGATGAGGCAAGAAATTAGTCAGAAATAGTCACAGATCCAGAAACCAGAGATGCaaaattgcaattccaatcacagaattatataaacaaatacaagTGTTCACTACATTAAGACAATGTCACAAAAACCATACATAAATACtatctaattataaatgaatTCGACAAGAAAGTGAGTtcaagtttcttttttatttttcatatttctccttcttttttCTACTAGTTCCActttaattcaagcataaaaaatctaaaatcctaaaatatcAAAGAACAGATATTCAAAGAAAGGAACAATACCATTCATTTCAACATAGTTATCACAATATAAATATCTTACAGCTTCAGTTTCAGTCTGGGAGACAATCCGAACTCCGTCTTTGTTAACGAGCAGATCACCGTCCATGAACGTACCGCTCTTGGTCCTAGAAAAATTCATCGGTAAAAAATTAGGCAAACGAACGGTTTCTAAAATAACCATGGAAAGACAagagaattacagaaatttGGTGAAAGAGGCTTCCTCAGAAGAAGGGAGAGAGAGCTTGAGCTTCACGTTAGGGTTTAAGCCTCCCTTCTTCATGATCGGCTCTTGTGTCTATTATGATTCTTCTGAAGCGAAGTCGTCGTTGCAGAGtctttgatgatgaaaaatcaAGTCTCTAGGGTTTTAGAATGCGAAACTTTTCTTGCATAGCATAAAAATGTCTATTTTCaggtaataaaaaaaaagacagaaaaataattattgaattaatatgAAGTTAGACTACGAACAGTGTGTTTCGGTTGGTAAAGACCAGTCACATCACCCACGTACTACCGGAGAAGCCAGCAGGAAGAGGGGGAAGACTTCTCGTTCCCCAGTTTACCcccatttctttctttctttcaattttt encodes:
- the LOC102625262 gene encoding mitogen-activated protein kinase kinase 2 — encoded protein: MKKGGLNPNVKLKLSLPSSEEASFTKFLTKSGTFMDGDLLVNKDGVRIVSQTETEAPPPIKPSDNQLNLEDIDTIKVVGKGSGGIVQLVQHKWTGQFFALKVIQMNVEESARRQIAQELKINQSSQCPYVVVCYQSFYSNGAISIILEYMDGGSLADFLKKVKTIPEEYLAAICEQVLKGLLYLHHEKHIIHRDLKPSNLLINHRGEVKITDFGVSAIMASTSGQANTFVGTYNYMSPERISGGKYGYKSDIWSLGLVLLECATGQFPYSPPEQQDGWTSFYELMEAIVDQPPPSAPSDQFSPEFCSFISACVQKEPQQRLSAQELMTHPFLKMYGDLNVDLSEYFTDAGSPLATLSNLSADMHGQQLRCKLFSKFGKDSQNPLSLKTNCS